From one Dermacentor andersoni chromosome 1, qqDerAnde1_hic_scaffold, whole genome shotgun sequence genomic stretch:
- the LOC140219255 gene encoding uncharacterized protein gives MLEKSAKDCLYYTGLPNYSVFKSLFNYLKPRASKMSYWGWEKRTRSDTRGRPKETDLAAEFFKVLVRLKTGMAGREPAHNFLMSPNQVSRIFATWINFLVLELEQLTKFPTREAIAQHLPKSFKGFENTRLVLDATEVRIQRPSSLHAQRQTFSTYKPYNTYQVLIGCTPDGYISYASRLWGGSVSDKAILQSSGLDRLQPGHDIMVDKGFIFSYLPQGITIYRLLRFAYNAR, from the coding sequence ATGCTTGAGAAATCTGCAAAAGACTGTCTGTATTACACCGGTCTTCCTAATTACAGTGTTTTCAAGAGCCTGTTCAATTATCTTAAACCTCGTGCCAGTAAGATGTCGTACTGGGGCTGGGAAAAGAGAACGCGAAGCGATACCCGTGGCCGCCCAAAGGAGACTGACCTAGCTGCTGAATTTTTTAAGGTTCTTGTGCGGCTGAAAACTGGCATGGCTGGAAGAGAACCAGCACACAATTTTCTGATGTCACCAAACCAGGTTAGCCGCATATTTGCAACATGGATTAACTTCCTTGTGCTGGAACTTGAACAGCTCACGAAGTTTCCAACACGAGAGGCTATTGCCCAGCACCTTCCAAAATCATTCAAAGGGTTTGAGAATACTAGGCTGGTCTTGGATGCCACAGAAGTTCGAATACAACGTCCCTCTTCTCTTCATGCCCAGCGGCAAACATTTTCAACGTACAAGCCCTATAATACCTATCAAGTACTAATAGGGTGCACACCTGATGGCTATATTTCCTATGCTTCACGACTGTGGGGAGGATCAGTGTCGGACAAGGCAATTCTGCAGAGCTCTGGGCTTGATAGATTACAACCTGGGCATGATATAATGGTCGACAAAGGTTTTATATTCTCTTATTTACCCCAGGGAATAACTATATacaggctgttacgtttcgcctacaacgcgcggtaa